From a region of the Panicum virgatum strain AP13 chromosome 2K, P.virgatum_v5, whole genome shotgun sequence genome:
- the LOC120696139 gene encoding protein TIFY 11b-like, whose product MDSATGAAIEVVIAAPEDAAPAHNGQRTHPPSHAFGHVPAMGEYKVLRISAASGEEAAGPASTAAPLTIFYGGWVFVFEDLRLVAAAGARSRRGRCARCAWRSTRAGRRCACCPPAATGSTGSAWTGGCSRARSPAPSAAPPSPPAPRSTTPSPAPGPAMPRFLP is encoded by the coding sequence ATGGATTCGGCCACCGGCGCCGCTATCGAGGTCGTCATCGCCGCACCAGAGGACGCCGCGCCGGCGCACAACGGTCAGCGGACCCACCCGCCGTCGCACGCGTTCGGGCACGTCCCCGCGATGGGGGAGTACAAGGTGCTCCGCATCTCCGCCGCGAGTGGGGAGGAAGCGGCCGGGCCcgcgtccacggcggcgccgctcaCCATCTTCTACGGCGGGTGGGTGTTCGTGTTCGAGGACCTCCGTctggtcgcggcggcgggggcgaggagcCGGCGGGGGAGGTGTGCGCGGTGTGCCTGGCGGAGTACGAGGGCGGGGAGGAGGTGCGCGTGCTGCCCGCCTGCCGCCACGGGTTCCACCGGGAGTGCGTGGACCGGTGGTTGTTCACGGGCGCGCTCACCTGCCCCGTCTGccgcgccaccgtcgccgcccgccccgAGGAGCACGACGCCAAGTCCTGCGCCAGGGCCGGCGATGCCGCGCTTCCTGCCGTAG